The proteins below are encoded in one region of Brassica napus cultivar Da-Ae chromosome A6, Da-Ae, whole genome shotgun sequence:
- the LOC106380933 gene encoding serine carboxypeptidase-like 31: MDYHTKNISTWLISLWFTTLLILLPMVICTRQHRFDSPKQKSLLANEQDLVTDLPGQPDVSFRHYAGYVPVDESNGRAMFYWFFEAMDLPKEKPLVLWLNGGPGCSSVGYGATQEIGPFLVDANENGLKFNPYAWNKEANMLFLESPVGVGFSYSNTTSDYQKLDDDFTARDAFSFLCNWFEKFPEHKGNTFYIAGESYAGKYVPELAEVVYDNNNKNNGSSLHINLKGILLGNPETSDADDWRGWVDYAWSHAVISDETHRIITRTCNFSSDNTWSDDECSEAVDEVQKQYDEIDIYSLYTSVCIGDSARSSYLDSKQFKTNSHTSSKRVPPRRLGGYDPCLDDYARIFYNRADVQKSLHASDGVNLKDWRICNMDIFHNWTYIKPSVLPIYEKLIAGGLRIWVYSGDTDGRVPVLATRYSLSALELPIKTAWRPWYHEKQVSGWLQEYEGLTFATFRGAGHAVPSFKPSSSLAFFSAFLTGIPPPPSR; this comes from the exons ATGGATTATCACACCAAGAATATATCTACTTGGTTAATCTCTTTGTGGTTTACCACTCTCTTAATACTACTCCCGATGGTTATATGTACTAGACAACACCGGTTTGATAGCCCGAAACAAAAAAGCTTGTTGGCCAACGAGCAAGATCTGGTGACAGATTTGCCTGGACAGCCTGACGTGAGTTTCAGACATTATGCCGGTTATGTCCCTGTGGACGAATCCAACGGAAGAGCTATGTTTTATTGGTTCTTTGAGGCCATGGATCTTCCCAAGGAGAAACCTCTAGTTCTCTGGCTTAATGGAG GTCCAGGTTGTTCTTCTGTGGGATATGGAGCAACACAAGAAATTGGTCCCTTTCTCGTGGACGCCAACGAAAACGGACTTAAATTTAATCCATACGCATGGAATAAAG AGGCCAACATGCTGTTTTTAGAATCTCCCGTCGGTGTTGGCTTTTCGTATTCAAACACAACTAGCGATTATCAAAAACTTGACGATGACTTTACAG CAAGAGATGCATTCAGTTTTCTTTGCAACTGGTTCGAGAAATTCCCTGAACACAAAGGAAATACGTTCTACATCGCCGGCGAAAGCTACGCAG GAAAATACGTACCGGAGCTAGCAGAGGTCGTGTACGATAACAATAACAAGAACAATGGTTCATCGCTTCACATCAACCTTAAGGGTATTTTG CTTGGGAATCCTGAGACATCTGATGCAGATGATTGGAGAGGTTGGGTGGATTACGCATGGAGCCACGCAGTTATATCTGATGAGACGCATAGGATCATAACCAGGACTTGTAATTTCAGCAGCGACAATACTTGGAGCGACGACGAGTGCTCTGAAGCCGTAGACGAAGTTCAAAAGCAGTACGACGAGATCGATATCTATAGCCTCTATACATCGGTTTGTATAGGAGATTCTGCCCGATCGTCTTACTTGGATTCTAAACAATTCAAGACTAATTCTCACACCAGTTCCAAGAGG GTGCCACCAAGGCGCTTGGGTGGATATGACCCATGCTTAGACGATTACGCTAGAATATTCTACAACAGAGCAGATGTTCAGAAGTCTCTTCATGCGAGTGATGGAGTTAATCTCAAGGACTGGAGGATTTGCAA CATGGACATCTTTCATAACTGGACTTATATTAAGCCCTCGGTTTTGCCTATATACGAGAAACTGATTGCCGGTGGATTAAGAATATGGGTTTACAG TGGTGACACAGACGGAAGAGTTCCAGTACTCGCGACAAGGTATAGCTTAAGCGCACTCGAATTACCCATCAAGACAGCTTGGAGGCCTTGGTACCATGAGAAACAG GTAAGTGGATGGCTCCAAGAATACGAAGGTCTAACGTTTGCTACGTTCAGAGGAGCTGGACATGCGGTGCCTTCCTTCAAACCAAGCAGCTCTCTTGCCTTTTTCTCGGCCTTTCTCACCGGAATTCCTCCGCCACCGTCACGGTAG